A genomic stretch from Brachyhypopomus gauderio isolate BG-103 unplaced genomic scaffold, BGAUD_0.2 sc37, whole genome shotgun sequence includes:
- the cep70 gene encoding centrosomal protein of 70 kDa isoform X2, with translation MEKREQTEWDAVNRLLQRHGLNTVRFTDPTENKNLAELVLLERESSAELRATLRTMLADSERRQALIQQILQSNSRLKEEVEQQRVLAGRHSQRAEELESTLAEVKVKVQGLEDSFITKAAQRHGQLRQHKQDKADAEKRCQALQKQLTEQTEQLSQVQKKLHHAVTQEERRVSRQTRVFQRLHGRAPHTPHTPSDQLILDVIDVYESEMQQLRNKLKSCQRRSLCENDSSDVQTTHESSTTHESSTDTSTSALASSSYKALLKSYQEQLRKTKVQREDLKAEIQRLRQDLESRPTVKELKSCKQQLRRMDRLIQQNGVRPGQTPRVEQPAGGVSAELQHVSDCQMYLKEICAELKVQDVGHVVSAVKARCREADATIALEKILNDITAILTNPRAPLGLLRQPAVGQGPRDHSRQGEQESILPMLELWSQQLASLPDLHRSLERLVKRLLPWQLEETVSPRCDGVKVEDLMLLVETLLEETTPDEKVLRSPTRHTLEAMVSHFQKLFDAPRLSGVYPRMNEVYTRLGEMTNAMRNLRDVLDMDDRAPPSEVVNAVARMVSSADAFSGQDLHYLLGTSDIDSIIMKLKEHEEFFPAFHTLVEELLRTLDAKSLDDIVPVVKSLKSLTE, from the exons ATGGAAAAG CGGGAGCAGACGGAGTGGGACGCGGTGAACCGCCTGCTGCAGCGTCACGGCCTCAACACCGTCCGCTTCACGGACCCGACCGAGAACAAGAACCTGGCAG AACTGGTGCTGCTGGAGAGGGAGTCCTCGGCCGAACTGCGGGCCACTCTAAGGACCATGCTGGCGGACTCGGAGAGGAGGCAGGCGCTCATCCAGCAGATCCTCCAGTCCAACAGCCGGTTGAA ggaggaggtggagcaaCAGCGGGTGTTGGCGGGGCGACATTCTCAGAGAGCTGAGGAGCTGGAGAGCACGCTGGCCGAAGTCAAGGTCAAAGTTCAGGGCTTGGAGGACTCCTTCATCACTAAAGCGGCCCAGCGGCACGGTCAGCTCCGGCAGCACAAGCAGGACAAGGCGGACGCAGAG aagcgTTGCCAGGCCCTGCAAAAGCAGCTGACTGAACAGACGGAGCAGCTGTCTCAGGTGCAGAAGAAGCTGCACCACGCCGTGACGCAGGAGGAGAGACGCGTCTCCCGCCAGACTCGCGTATTCCAGAGGCTCCACGGCCgcgccccccacacaccccacaccccctccgACCAGCT AATCCTGGATGTCATCGATGTTTACGAATCCGAAATGCAACAGTTGCGGAACAAACTTAA GAGCTGTCAGAGGAGAAGCTTGTGTGAGAACGACTCCTCAGATGTCCAGACCACCCACGAGAGTAGCACCACCCACGAGAGTAGCACCGACACCTCCACCTCGGCCCTGGCCTCCTCCAGTTATAAAGCTTTGCTCAAG TCCTACCAGGAGCAGCTGAGGAAGACCAAAGTTCAACGTGAAGATCTGAAGGCCGAAATCCAGCGTCTCAGACAAGACCTGGAGTCCAG GCCCACTGTTAAGGAACTAAAATCTTGCAAACAGCAGCTAAGACGAATGGACCGGCTCATCCAACAGAACGGTGTCAG GCCGGGCCAGACCCCGAGAGTGGAGCAGCCTGCTGGGGGTGTGAGCGCAGAGCTGCAGCACGTCTCTGACTGCCAGATGTATCTCAAG gaGATCTGCGCTGAGCTGAAGGTGCAGGACGTTGGTCATGTCGTCTCAGCTGTTAAGGCCCGCTGCAGAGAGGCAGATGCCACCATTGCACTTGAAAAG ATTCTTAATGACATCACAGCCATCTTGACCAATCCAAGGGCCCCGCTAGGGTTGCTCAGGCAGCCGGCTGTTGGACAAGGCCCCAGAGATCACAGCCGTCAGGGAGAGCAGGAGTCGATTCTCCCGATGCTGGAGCTCTGGAGCCAGCAGCTCGCCTCTCTACCG GATCTTCACCGTTCCCTGgaaagactggtgaaaaggctgttgccatggcagcTAGAGGAAACCGTGAGCCCCCGGTGTGATGGCGTGAAGGTGGAGGACCTGATGCTCCTGGTGGAGACTCTGCTGGAGGAGACCACGCCCGATGAGAAG GTCCTGCGTAGTCCCACCAGACACACGCTGGAGGCCATGGTGTCTCACTTCCAGAAGCTGTTTGACGCTCCCAGGCTGAGCGGTGTATACCCGCGCATGAACGAGGTCTACACCAGGCTGGGGGAGATGACCAACGCCATGAGGAACCTCAGGGATGTCCTGGATATGG ATGACAGAGCGCCCCCTAGTGAGGTGGTCAACGCTGTGGCCAGAATGGTGTCTTCTGCTGACGCCTTTTCTGGCCAGGATCTGCATTACCTGCTGGGAACCAGTGACATTGACAG CATTATTATGAAGCTGAAGGAACATGAAGAATTCTTCCCTGCCTTCCACACGTTGGTTGAGGAGCTGCTGCGGACGCTGG ACGCCAAGAGCCTTGATGACATCGTACCAGTAGTGAAGTCTCTAAAATCACTGACGGAATGA
- the cep70 gene encoding centrosomal protein of 70 kDa isoform X1, whose amino-acid sequence MIRKSPSAAFQSRDKTYVFLWTYSQFQREQTEWDAVNRLLQRHGLNTVRFTDPTENKNLAELVLLERESSAELRATLRTMLADSERRQALIQQILQSNSRLKEEVEQQRVLAGRHSQRAEELESTLAEVKVKVQGLEDSFITKAAQRHGQLRQHKQDKADAEKRCQALQKQLTEQTEQLSQVQKKLHHAVTQEERRVSRQTRVFQRLHGRAPHTPHTPSDQLILDVIDVYESEMQQLRNKLKSCQRRSLCENDSSDVQTTHESSTTHESSTDTSTSALASSSYKALLKSYQEQLRKTKVQREDLKAEIQRLRQDLESRPTVKELKSCKQQLRRMDRLIQQNGVRPGQTPRVEQPAGGVSAELQHVSDCQMYLKEICAELKVQDVGHVVSAVKARCREADATIALEKILNDITAILTNPRAPLGLLRQPAVGQGPRDHSRQGEQESILPMLELWSQQLASLPDLHRSLERLVKRLLPWQLEETVSPRCDGVKVEDLMLLVETLLEETTPDEKVLRSPTRHTLEAMVSHFQKLFDAPRLSGVYPRMNEVYTRLGEMTNAMRNLRDVLDMDDRAPPSEVVNAVARMVSSADAFSGQDLHYLLGTSDIDSIIMKLKEHEEFFPAFHTLVEELLRTLDAKSLDDIVPVVKSLKSLTE is encoded by the exons ATGATCAGAAAATCTCCGAGCGCCGCGTTTCAGTCTAGGGACAAAACCTATGTCTTCCTGTGGACCTACAGCCAGTTCCAG CGGGAGCAGACGGAGTGGGACGCGGTGAACCGCCTGCTGCAGCGTCACGGCCTCAACACCGTCCGCTTCACGGACCCGACCGAGAACAAGAACCTGGCAG AACTGGTGCTGCTGGAGAGGGAGTCCTCGGCCGAACTGCGGGCCACTCTAAGGACCATGCTGGCGGACTCGGAGAGGAGGCAGGCGCTCATCCAGCAGATCCTCCAGTCCAACAGCCGGTTGAA ggaggaggtggagcaaCAGCGGGTGTTGGCGGGGCGACATTCTCAGAGAGCTGAGGAGCTGGAGAGCACGCTGGCCGAAGTCAAGGTCAAAGTTCAGGGCTTGGAGGACTCCTTCATCACTAAAGCGGCCCAGCGGCACGGTCAGCTCCGGCAGCACAAGCAGGACAAGGCGGACGCAGAG aagcgTTGCCAGGCCCTGCAAAAGCAGCTGACTGAACAGACGGAGCAGCTGTCTCAGGTGCAGAAGAAGCTGCACCACGCCGTGACGCAGGAGGAGAGACGCGTCTCCCGCCAGACTCGCGTATTCCAGAGGCTCCACGGCCgcgccccccacacaccccacaccccctccgACCAGCT AATCCTGGATGTCATCGATGTTTACGAATCCGAAATGCAACAGTTGCGGAACAAACTTAA GAGCTGTCAGAGGAGAAGCTTGTGTGAGAACGACTCCTCAGATGTCCAGACCACCCACGAGAGTAGCACCACCCACGAGAGTAGCACCGACACCTCCACCTCGGCCCTGGCCTCCTCCAGTTATAAAGCTTTGCTCAAG TCCTACCAGGAGCAGCTGAGGAAGACCAAAGTTCAACGTGAAGATCTGAAGGCCGAAATCCAGCGTCTCAGACAAGACCTGGAGTCCAG GCCCACTGTTAAGGAACTAAAATCTTGCAAACAGCAGCTAAGACGAATGGACCGGCTCATCCAACAGAACGGTGTCAG GCCGGGCCAGACCCCGAGAGTGGAGCAGCCTGCTGGGGGTGTGAGCGCAGAGCTGCAGCACGTCTCTGACTGCCAGATGTATCTCAAG gaGATCTGCGCTGAGCTGAAGGTGCAGGACGTTGGTCATGTCGTCTCAGCTGTTAAGGCCCGCTGCAGAGAGGCAGATGCCACCATTGCACTTGAAAAG ATTCTTAATGACATCACAGCCATCTTGACCAATCCAAGGGCCCCGCTAGGGTTGCTCAGGCAGCCGGCTGTTGGACAAGGCCCCAGAGATCACAGCCGTCAGGGAGAGCAGGAGTCGATTCTCCCGATGCTGGAGCTCTGGAGCCAGCAGCTCGCCTCTCTACCG GATCTTCACCGTTCCCTGgaaagactggtgaaaaggctgttgccatggcagcTAGAGGAAACCGTGAGCCCCCGGTGTGATGGCGTGAAGGTGGAGGACCTGATGCTCCTGGTGGAGACTCTGCTGGAGGAGACCACGCCCGATGAGAAG GTCCTGCGTAGTCCCACCAGACACACGCTGGAGGCCATGGTGTCTCACTTCCAGAAGCTGTTTGACGCTCCCAGGCTGAGCGGTGTATACCCGCGCATGAACGAGGTCTACACCAGGCTGGGGGAGATGACCAACGCCATGAGGAACCTCAGGGATGTCCTGGATATGG ATGACAGAGCGCCCCCTAGTGAGGTGGTCAACGCTGTGGCCAGAATGGTGTCTTCTGCTGACGCCTTTTCTGGCCAGGATCTGCATTACCTGCTGGGAACCAGTGACATTGACAG CATTATTATGAAGCTGAAGGAACATGAAGAATTCTTCCCTGCCTTCCACACGTTGGTTGAGGAGCTGCTGCGGACGCTGG ACGCCAAGAGCCTTGATGACATCGTACCAGTAGTGAAGTCTCTAAAATCACTGACGGAATGA
- the mmadhca gene encoding metabolism of cobalamin associated Da translates to MANVLCRSSRFFVGQAVARRVVVAFRHFSTAGSSGSDEPYVAVSSQDSVGPRTVWPDETMGPFGPQDKRFQLPGNVGFDCHLGGTGNQWGLLGHRVVPDILSAPSSSDRHEFVLMQFVSEYQSKEVSVWNQSASRAEVYFAHRGLECSMHSCPELLKQELESFFPTLPASAITVVTVTQKQTVTQTEEADRDQLLDTFVSGAKEMCFMLWKGGYWADFIDPSSGKAFFGAPQHDSILEPEPSNPSGFHIEDVASCRVVRHLPKDTALFVGTLLTNAPPSSLVTERLPGQAADPEDVD, encoded by the exons ATGGCAAAT GTGCTTTGTAGAAGCTCTAGGTTTTTTGTGGGCCAGGCTGTAGCCCGGAGGGTTGTAGTGGCATTCAGACATTTCTCCACAGCTGGGTCTTCCGGATCAGATGAGCCTTATGTAGCGGTTTCATCTCAGGATTCAG taggtCCTAGAACAGTGTGGCCTGATGAGACCATGGGCCCGTTTGGACCTCAAGACAAGCGTTTCCAGTTGCCGGGCAACGTGGGTTTTGATTGTCATCTGGGTGGCACGGGTAACCAGTGGGGGTTGCTGGGACACCGTGTGGTTCCTGACATTCTCTCCGCCCCCTCCAGCAGCGACAGACACGAGTTTGTGCTCATGCAGTTTGTTAGTGAATACCAG AGTAAAGAAGTCTCGGTATGGAACCAGAGCGCCAGCAGAGCGGAGGTCTATTTTGCCCACCGTGGTTTGGAGTGCTCGATGCATTCCTGCCCTGAGCTGCTGAAGCAAG AACTGGAGTCGTTTTTTCCGACACTTCCTGCCAGTGCCATTACTGTTGTGACAGTAACCCAGAAACAGACAGTAACACAGACGGAAGAAGCGGACCGAGATCAGCTGCTAGATACA TTTGTTAGTGGTGCTAAGGAGATGTGCTTCATGCTCTGGAAGGGCGGTTACTGGGCGGACTTCATTGACCCGTCATCCGGGAAAGCT TTTTTCGGAGCGCCGCAACACGACTCCATTCTGGAGCCTGAGCCATCTAACCCTTCTGGGTTCCACATCGAGGACGTGGCGTCCTGTAGAGTCGTACGTCACCTGCCCAAAGACACGGCCTTGTTCGTGGGAACGCTGCTCACCAACGCCCCTCCCAGCAGCCTCGTAACGGAGAGGCTCCCAGGACAGGCCGCGGACCCCGAGGACGTAGACTGA
- the LOC143485558 gene encoding keratin, type I cytoskeletal 19-like isoform X1, with amino-acid sequence MSGAFSSYSSRQNSSISLTGAYPTRLSSARSQSIYGSADAMGARSSQGGWMKQGFDVNEAFDNGLNVSQNEKATMQNLNDRLATYLDKVRALEKANAELERQIREWSEKKTLVSRDYSPYFATIADLRQKIHVASLENARVILNIDNAKLAAEDFRVKYENELSMRQSVEADVAGLRRVLDELTMARSDLEMRIEELKEELVYLKKNHEEEMAAQRSMSSSSVNVDVDAPPQQDLARMLEEIRSQYEGIVDKNRRDMESWYKAKFDEVNKQVKESTQVIQSSHSEISELKRTLQALEIELQSQLSLKAALEGTLHDTESRYSLKLSQLQGMINNLQGEITQIRMDMERQDGEYRMLLDIKTRLEMEIAEYRRLLEGEDVNSSRKTATVTKVVETRTSQAQSSSNSKSSSVSQSTIVREPSPPPAPKHVPVVTQRVRTVIEEIVDGQVVSRTEDVDTKVVDTKVAKK; translated from the exons ATGAGTGGCGCGTTTTCCAGCTATTCCTCCCGTCAGAACTCCTCGATCTCCCTGACCGGAGCGTACCCAACGCGCTTGTCTAGCGCTCGCTCCCAGAGCATCTATGGGAGCGCGGACGCGATGGGTGCGCGCTCGTCCCAGGGTGGATGGATGAAGCAGGGGTTCGACGTGAACGAGGCGTTCGACAATGGGCTCAACGTGTCCCAGAACGAGAAGGCCACCATGCAAAATCTCAACGATCGGCTGGCCACTTACTTGGACAAGGTGCGCGCACTGGAAAAAGCCAACGCCGAACTGGAGCGCCAGATCCGGGAGTGGTCCGAGAAGAAGACCCTGGTCAGCCGAGATTACAGCCCTTATTTCGCTACCATCGCCGACCTGCGCCAGAAG ATCCACGTTGCCAGCCTTGAAAACGCCAGGGTCATCCTTAACATTGACAATGCTAAACTCGCTGCAGAAGACTTCAGAGTCAA GTACGAGAACGAGCTGTCGATGCGCCAGTCGGTGGAGGCTGACGTGGCCGGTCTGCGGAGAGTCCTGGACGAGCTGACGATGGCGCGCTCCGACCTGGAGATGCGCATCGAAGAACTCAAAGAGGAGCTCGTGTACCTCAAAAAGAACCACGAGGAG GAGATGGCAGCCCAGAGAAGCATGTCCAGCAGTTCGGTCAACGTGGACGTGGACGCCCCGCCCCAGCAGGACCTGGCCCGCATGTTGGAGGAGATCAGGAGCCAGTATGAAGGCATCGTGGACAAGAACCGTCGCGACATGGAGTCATGGTACAAAGCCAAG TTTGACGAGGTGAATAAGCAGGTGAAGGAGAGCACGCAGGTGATACAGTCGTCTCACAGCGAGATCAGCGAGCTCAAGAGGACACTGCAGGCTCTGGAGATTGAGCTGCAGTCTCAGCTTagcctg AAAGCGGCTCTGGAGGGCACTCTGCACGACACGGAGTCCAGGTACAGCCTTAAGCTCAGCCAGCTGCAGGGCATGATCAACAACCTGCAAGGCGAGATCACCCAGATCCGCATGGACATGGAGAGACAGGACGGTGAATACAGGATGCTCCTGGACATCAAGACCAGGCTGGAGATGGAGATCGCAGAGTACAGGAGACTGCTGGAAGGGGAAGACGTCAA TTCGTCCAGGAAAACTGCAACAGTGACCAAAGTCGTTGAAACCAGGACTAGCCAGGCCCAGTCCAGTTCAAACTCCAAGTCCAGTTCAGTCTCCCAGTCCACCATTGTACGTGAACCTTCTCCTCCCCCAGCTCCTAAAC ACGTTCCCGTGGTAACTCAACGTGTGCGAACTGTGATCGAAGAGATCGTTGACGGTCAGGTGGTGTCACGCACTGAGGACGTGGACACAAAGGTCGTGGACACAAAGGTCGCGAAGAAATAA
- the LOC143485558 gene encoding keratin, type I cytoskeletal 13-like isoform X2, translated as MSGAFSSYSSRQNSSISLTGAYPTRLSSARSQSIYGSADAMGARSSQGGWMKQGFDVNEAFDNGLNVSQNEKATMQNLNDRLATYLDKVRALEKANAELERQIREWSEKKTLVSRDYSPYFATIADLRQKIHVASLENARVILNIDNAKLAAEDFRVKYENELSMRQSVEADVAGLRRVLDELTMARSDLEMRIEELKEELVYLKKNHEEEMAAQRSMSSSSVNVDVDAPPQQDLARMLEEIRSQYEGIVDKNRRDMESWYKAKFDEVNKQVKESTQVIQSSHSEISELKRTLQALEIELQSQLSLKAALEGTLHDTESRYSLKLSQLQGMINNLQGEITQIRMDMERQDGEYRMLLDIKTRLEMEIAEYRRLLEGEDVK; from the exons ATGAGTGGCGCGTTTTCCAGCTATTCCTCCCGTCAGAACTCCTCGATCTCCCTGACCGGAGCGTACCCAACGCGCTTGTCTAGCGCTCGCTCCCAGAGCATCTATGGGAGCGCGGACGCGATGGGTGCGCGCTCGTCCCAGGGTGGATGGATGAAGCAGGGGTTCGACGTGAACGAGGCGTTCGACAATGGGCTCAACGTGTCCCAGAACGAGAAGGCCACCATGCAAAATCTCAACGATCGGCTGGCCACTTACTTGGACAAGGTGCGCGCACTGGAAAAAGCCAACGCCGAACTGGAGCGCCAGATCCGGGAGTGGTCCGAGAAGAAGACCCTGGTCAGCCGAGATTACAGCCCTTATTTCGCTACCATCGCCGACCTGCGCCAGAAG ATCCACGTTGCCAGCCTTGAAAACGCCAGGGTCATCCTTAACATTGACAATGCTAAACTCGCTGCAGAAGACTTCAGAGTCAA GTACGAGAACGAGCTGTCGATGCGCCAGTCGGTGGAGGCTGACGTGGCCGGTCTGCGGAGAGTCCTGGACGAGCTGACGATGGCGCGCTCCGACCTGGAGATGCGCATCGAAGAACTCAAAGAGGAGCTCGTGTACCTCAAAAAGAACCACGAGGAG GAGATGGCAGCCCAGAGAAGCATGTCCAGCAGTTCGGTCAACGTGGACGTGGACGCCCCGCCCCAGCAGGACCTGGCCCGCATGTTGGAGGAGATCAGGAGCCAGTATGAAGGCATCGTGGACAAGAACCGTCGCGACATGGAGTCATGGTACAAAGCCAAG TTTGACGAGGTGAATAAGCAGGTGAAGGAGAGCACGCAGGTGATACAGTCGTCTCACAGCGAGATCAGCGAGCTCAAGAGGACACTGCAGGCTCTGGAGATTGAGCTGCAGTCTCAGCTTagcctg AAAGCGGCTCTGGAGGGCACTCTGCACGACACGGAGTCCAGGTACAGCCTTAAGCTCAGCCAGCTGCAGGGCATGATCAACAACCTGCAAGGCGAGATCACCCAGATCCGCATGGACATGGAGAGACAGGACGGTGAATACAGGATGCTCCTGGACATCAAGACCAGGCTGGAGATGGAGATCGCAGAGTACAGGAGACTGCTGGAAGGGGAAGACGTCAAGTAA